Within Cellulophaga sp. L1A9, the genomic segment AAAGGTAATTTGTATAGTTCACCAGCAATGGCACCTTTACCATCAATTGGTTTCCCTAATGTATTTACAACACGACCAACAATACCTTCACCAACTTCGATAGAAGCAATAGTTTGAGTTCTTTTAACAACCGTACCTTCTTTGATATCTCTAGAAGGACTTAAAAGTACAACACCAACGTTGTCTTCTTCTAAGTTAAGAACGATACCTTGCAATCCGCCTTCAAATTCAACTAACTCACCATATTGTACGTTAGATAATCCGTAAACTCTTGCAATACCATCACCAATTTGTAAAACTGTACCTACTTCGTCTAAAGAGGCTGTCGCTTCAAATCCTGATAATTGCTGTTTTAATATTGCTGATACTTCAGCGGCTTTTACTCCTGCCATGTTATTTAAGATATAAGTTGTAGCGCAAAGTTACACCTGCAACTACGTTATTATAATTATAAACTGTTTGTAAATTCTCTTTTTAAATTTCCTAATTTACTTGCGATGCTTGCATCGTATTGTAAATCTCCAACTCTTAATACAAAACCTCCTAGAATTTTTTCATCGATAGTATTTTTTACTACGACCTTTTTTCCAGTTAATTCTACAACTTTATCAAGTATCTTTTTTTCTAAGTCAGCTGTTAAAGCAACAGCGGTGGTTACAAATGCAACACCTTGCCCTTTTAAATCTTCGTTAAGAATAAGATACTTTAAAGCAACTTCGTTTAATAATGCAATTCTTTTATTGGTTATTAAAACACCAATAAGACCTTTTGTAATTTCATTAGCCTCTTTGAAAATAGCCAATAAGATATTCTTTTTATCTGAACTTTTTACAACTGGGCTGCTCAATGCATCTGATAATTCCTTGCTTGCGCTTATGGTTTCAGCTATGGAACGCATGTCAACTTCCATAGCGTCTAAGGCTTTATTTTCAATAGCCTGGTCTAAGGTAGCTTTTGCGTAACGTACTGCTGCTCTAGATTCGCTCATGCTTCTAGTTTAATTTGATGTCACCTAACATATTCTCAACCAATTGTAATTGCTTGTCTTTGTTAGCTAGTTGTTCTTTAATAACCTT encodes:
- the atpH gene encoding ATP synthase F1 subunit delta; the protein is MSESRAAVRYAKATLDQAIENKALDAMEVDMRSIAETISASKELSDALSSPVVKSSDKKNILLAIFKEANEITKGLIGVLITNKRIALLNEVALKYLILNEDLKGQGVAFVTTAVALTADLEKKILDKVVELTGKKVVVKNTIDEKILGGFVLRVGDLQYDASIASKLGNLKREFTNSL